The following are from one region of the Buteo buteo unplaced genomic scaffold, bButBut1.hap1.1 HAP1_SCAFFOLD_98, whole genome shotgun sequence genome:
- the LOC142027951 gene encoding uncharacterized protein LOC142027951 — translation MGSHTAPTFLLLLFLAALPGLRAAVQLVESGGGLQTPGGSLRLLCKAAGFVFGKSDMVWVRHAPGKGFQWVAGHRSGGDTTGYAPAVKGRFTVSRDNSQNTLALQMNSLRADDTATYYCAKAAHGDAGPARRRPKKRRKEKKKKKNHRSHRLTPGRKRRATRLDNCRPRLAALERLRRGFGPALEGLAKRPREIARRGRRLARGRHPLKGARAPLRGGGDPFPGAWTHCVAPKCFCRAPKHPSTEGETSSTEPGPIAEHPSTLA, via the exons aTGGGCAGCCACACGGcccccaccttcctcctcctcctcttcctcgccgCCCTCCCAG GGCTGCGGGCGGCCGTGCAACTGGTCGAATCCGGAGGGGGTCTCCAAACACCCGGGGGGTCCCTGCGCCTCCTCTGCAAGGCCGCCGGCTTCGTTTTCGGCAAAAGCGACATGGTTTGGGTACGTCACGCCCCCGGCAAAGGTTTCCAGTGGGTCGCGGGTCATCGGAGCGGCGGCGATACCACCGGTTACGCGCCGGCGGTCAAGGGGCGTTTCACCGTCTCCAGGGACAACTCCCAGAACACGCTCGCGTTGCAGATGAACAGCCTCAGGGCCGACGACACGGCCACCTACTACTGCGCGAAAGCTGCTCACGGTGACGCCGGGCCGGCGCGCCGCCGGCCAAAAAAAcggaggaaagaaaaaaaaaaaaaaaaaaatcatagaagcCACCGGTTGACCCCGGGGAGGAAGCGGAGGGCGACGAGGCTTGACAACTGTCGGCCCCGCTTGGCCGCGCTCGAGCGGTTGCGGCGGGGTTTTGGCCCGGCGCTCGAGGGCCTCGCGAAGCGCCCGAGAGAAATTGCGCGGAGGGGGAGGCGCTTGGCGCGGGGGCGGCACCCTTTGAAGGGCGCCCGAGCACCCTTGCGTGGAGGAGGAGACCCTTTTCCTGGAGCCTGGACCCATTGCGTGGCACCCAAGTGCTTTTGCAGAGCACCCAAGCACCCTTCCACAGAGGGCGAGACCTCTTCCACGGAACCTGGACCCATTGCAGAGCACCCAAGCACCCTTGCGTGA